In Carya illinoinensis cultivar Pawnee chromosome 10, C.illinoinensisPawnee_v1, whole genome shotgun sequence, one DNA window encodes the following:
- the LOC122278580 gene encoding zinc finger protein 3-like, with amino-acid sequence MTSLPLHGANYNNRSLGVQTHFMIQKPSHKSSLVGFWEPQGWSRPLIDQQPAVGNFHTTVGSLSRGSVGRFGLLRTMNGSPARDDEFSGFRSADSAALYRTNQEEMKKLDLSLKL; translated from the coding sequence ATgacttctcttcctcttcatggTGCTAATTACAATAACAGATCGCTCGGAGTTCAGACGCATTTTATGATCCAAAAGCCTTCTCACAAATCATCTTTGGTTGGGTTCTGGGAACCTCAGGGTTGGTCAAGACCCCTCATTGACCAACAACCAGCAGTTGGGAATTTTCACACAACAGTAGGATCGCTTTCGCGAGGCAGCGTTGGTAGATTTGGATTGCTAAGAACGATGAATGGTTCTCCAGCCCGTGATGATGAATTTAGTGGATTTAGGTCTGCAGATAGTGCTGCTCTTTACAGGACTAATCAAGAGGAGATGAAGAAGCTTGACTTATCTCTCAAGCTTTAA